ATAAGTCTCATTGAGTACTCACTATTCTTGTGTCTCTGGGGTTTCAGTTCTGTATTTGCAGTTGTAAGGCCATCGTTTGCTTCTTGATGCCTTTAACTCGATTCATCCTTTGGGCGCATTGTTTAATGGTCTTATCTTctagatttaattttttttcttaagccAATTGGTGAATTGGATTCTCAATATGGTGAGGTCTGTGAAGGGCCATATTATGGCCTTACCTCTACATGAGATATGCTTTACTGCATTAAGCCTACAAGGATTAATAGAGAAACCTTCCTGGTGATATGATGTTAAGAACAATTCCTTCAGATTGCTTTTATGCTACAAGTGCATTTGCATCAACGTGTTGAACTTCTTAATTTACTATGGATGGACAGCTTAAGGATTGTGGGGTCCTTACAATCAACAAAGAAGTGAGGAGTAAAGGAGATTTGCTGAAAATACCTGTACTTGACATTTGGCAAGATCTGAGAGCCAAACTTCAGACTGAAACATTATGTGTTAAACCAGCAAGAGATGGATGTTCTACGGGGGTTGCAAGATTATGGTATGTTAcctttatattattttattattttccaCGTACATGCAGATTCTAGAATTCATAACTCATGCCTGCCATGGTATTTGGTTGCTTTATTGTCATTACATTGTTTCTTCATACAGCTGTGATAAGGACCTTGAGGTATACGTGAAAGCATTGGAAGCCTGTATTCCTCAAATTCCTCCAAATAGTCTGTCAAAGGTACAGATGCATTTGCCTGAAGTCATCTTTTGTGGTTGTGGCTGTGCCATTGAAGGTCTCTTGATCTTGttattcttttccttcctttgaGTAATAAATAGTTGTTAGTCATTTGCTTCCAAGTTAGCTTTTGCCTAGACTTATTTTCGAACCAAGAGTGACTTGTCACTTCAGAATTTTGACTCTTAATGGGAGTTAACTTTGTCAAAGACTGGTAAATGAGGTTGGTGTCTCGTGAGATATGCAGAGTTTTTCAATGAAAGCATTGTAGTCCACCTGGGCACAAAATTTAATCGTCCAGTGCAGAAGTTATCGTTGCTGTTCAGACAGGATATAATTTCATCTGAGTGAACTTTTTCTTTGACATCATAGGCACATGGTATGATCGAGATGCCAAACCCTCCTCCAGAGCTATTAATCTTTGAACCTTATATCGAGACTGATGACATAGTTGTTTCGTCCaaaatgaagaacaaaaatAAGCAACATCTCTTGTGGGAAGGACGTAGTAGATGGGTAGAAGTTACAGTTGGAGTTATAGGAAAATGTGGATCAATGCGTTCGTTGACTCCTAGCATAACTGTGAAAGAATCTGGCGGCATTTTATCACTTGAAGAGAAGTTCCAAGGTACTTCCCAATCTTATTTTCATCCAATTTTGGATCAAATATGAGCTTCTGCTATGTCATCCGTTTTCTTTGGAGTTACAACATTCCTCTAGTTATACAAAGTGAGAGTTTTGCATGCAAACATTCTTAGTTATGATGCAATTACCAAATGCAACTTGCATCCCAACTCCCCGGGCACCTATCTATGTGCAAGCGAGATTGGGCATTTATGTTCCTATGTACCAAGGTTTATGTAAGTTAAAATGTAATGCAGCAACATCGAGTACATTGTGCCTTAATGAAGCATAGCAGGTGTGTAATGTTGTTAATTATTCTTGGCAGGTGGAACTGGCATAAATTTGACTCCACCACCACTTTCAATTATCAGGTTCTTTATCACTTCTCATTTTTGTAGAAACTGTAATATTTGATGTGATCTGCTGGAGTGAAATTCCTACTAAATTAAAGTACTGGAAAAGCCGTGAGGAATTTGTTTTTACACTTCAAGGATGGTAATAAAAACCATGTTCAGAAATTGACCATTAGATTTCAGATTGTATTAGTAAAAGCTGTATGTAGAACTTTTGTATCCCAGGGCCTTAGTGTTGTTCTAGGCAGAGCTTGATTCCTAGGAAATTAACAAGCTTCTTTATGTATTTTGATGAGCTCAATCTAAAAATTTTGTAGGCTGCATCTGTTCATTTCTCACTTTTTGTTCATTTGCATGCAGTTGTGTACATGTATGGGGCTCTACACCTATCTTAGGAATATCTGATCAGATTTTGGCCCATTCTTTAAAAGATTGATTATTTGTGGGTGTTCGTGCTTCTGCTTACTGTTTTGTTCCTTGTGTTGATGCTGTTTACCTTGTCTCAGTAACGAGGCCCTGGAGAAGTGTAAACAACGTATTGAACTTATTGCAAACACACTGCAGTTAGAAGGATTTTCGCGTGTTGATGCATTTGTCAATGCCGACAGCGGTGAGGTAATATTTACTTTTGTTGATTACGCTACAAACTATCTCAGCTCTGTTTTTCATGACGCATGCTGAATTTCCGAAGCAGTATTGAGAACGTTTCGATCTGGATTAGCATGTATAACATTAATTTGGCGACACTGGTAGTATATCCCGCTGGTCTCCTCCTCTACGACTACGGCTGCtagtaattttgtgaaaagCAAATATCATTCTAGGAAGGTTCTTGAGTTGCatgtaataataaaaaaaaatgttgataTGTGACATGAAGAGTTGTTTGGAGTCGCCTTCTAATTGCGCGAGACTATTCCAGGTGCTGATTATTGAAGTGAATACGGTGCCTGGGATGACACCTTCAACTGTGTTAATTCATCAGGTGATGGTTCCCAATCATAAACTATGGCGTTAGTTACTTATTAATTTCTGCTTGGGAAACATGAAGTCGTAGGTCAACCGAGGAAGGAACTTGAAAGGAATGCTTAGTAGTTCAGCATCGTAGTAAATCTAATCAGTCAGTTTTGTCCCATGGTCAGGCGCTGGCAGAAGAACCTCCCCTGTATCCTCACCAGTTCTTCCGCACGCTACTGGATCTGGCATCTGAGCGGTCAACCTGATTTGGTCGTTGATAATCTGCAGACTCTTCGcgcatgaaaatttcaaaagacCATTTACAGAATTGGAAAAGATGATTTTTCCCGGAGGGAACATCATTTGCAAGTAACGGTGAAAGGACTTTTTGCCATTTTGTATTGATGATTATGTCTGTTTGGAACCGTAATAGTATGTCGTAAGTTGCGCCGTCTATTTTCACGTCCGAAAGAATATCCAACGGCTGTTAAGAAGTAGTACTACAATACtctgaaaataaaataaaacaaaacaaaaaatacgCAGAAGGATCAGTCGTTGCAGAGACGCTGTCAAGCCATCTCTACAATAATGATAAATGCTTGGAACTCCCGACCACCACCTTACCCTCGTCTAACGTCTGCGTTTGAGCAAGTAATAAAGTAGTTGTGTGGAATGACTGCTGCCGGAGCTACATCGGGGTCTCGGGGTAAGTTTAGTATTCAAGCCGTGTGTTTGAACAAGCTCGAGTAATTGGGTCCATTGGCCAAGTATGATTTGcaccctatatatatatatttttaatttttttagtttcatatatatcatattataaaaaatattacataCCGCTGTACGGCTGCATGGTTTGAGATTACACCCAATGCTTTTTCTAGCTTCTTTAATAACATGCACAGACCCTTTTGTTTTTTAGTATAAGTGAGTAGATTCCAATGTATAAGTGAGTAGGTTCCAATTCGCGACCTCATATTTACATGCATTCTCTCGAACCACACAACTAACAAGCATTCAAAATAAACGTCATTCTTTTGTAGGATTCAACGTGGGCTTGGTAATACTTTGTATCTAAAACTTAAGAAATTTGACCATATTAGAGTAGGTGGGTTTGCTCCCTCTTTCCAAAAGATTAAAGCGCTTCTGTCATGGGCGTTAAACATCCCTTTATTCTGAAAGAAGGGTTTGACCTTAGTGCGTATCATAAATGTCAAATTCATGTATTAGACTGTAAAGGAACTAAAGGAgaccattttcttttcttgtaccTTGTCTAAGCACTTAATGTCAGACGATAGTCTATTAGCGCTATTAACAATGAATTTTGTTCACCACTGGTATTGTCATAttattaattaagaaaaattattcaaTACGTCTTTCACATTtcatcaaatgaattttttttaactttttatttaaaatattaacatTACATCCCTTCTAAAttcaattttaataaatttagtcCTAACCTAAACTGACAATCACTTTTTTAGCCTGAAATCACCACATGATCCGCATGCAATTATTTTTTATGTATGAAAAGGCCAAATTTGTTTCACTTTTTTAGTaacaaaaatgaatatggaATGGGTCTGATCCCACTTTTTTAGGgaaaaaatgaatatagttttGGTTATATCCTACCtttttatgaataaaaatgaatatggatcgaatcatttatttaactaTGAAGGGCATCTAACCTTTGTGCcgctaaaaaatgatcatgtgtgAATCATGTGATTGGTATGGTATAAAAAGTAGTTAAAAATCTAggttaaaatcaaattttaccgACTTAattttgtaagggacgtaaagttaccattttaaaagtgaagaataaaaaaatttagttgGCGAGATGTGAGAAatattttgaacgattttctcTGTTAATTATGAGATGTCTGAAAATCTTCAAGTTATATAATTAGACAATTTTGCCTTGGACCTATCGGTTTTAATTGAATAAAAATATTTCGATAAAAGGCAGGCTTTAGGTGCGTGAATCACTAATTCTCCATTCAAATAGTTCAGATGGTACACTTAGATAATCTTTTAGATTTTTAACCATTTATCCATAATTCAATGGAGACAGCTTCATCATATCCTTCTTAGATTGATATCCTacccaatatatatatatatatatatagcattGGTACACAACGCGAGCCATCTTTAATATAGCATTCTGAACTATAGCCATCTTTAACTTTAAACGAAACATCGAGCATTTGGTAGACGTTTACTACTAGCTAATTATTTTCATTGGTACACAACGCGAGCATTTTGGTTGAGGCCATTTTGTTTTTTTGCCAACATTgggagttttcttttcttttcttattttttttttatgttttttggtTGGGGTTAACTGGTAATATTCAACTAGTGCAAGAATAATACCCCAATGCATTGGTTTCTCCATATGATTTACATCATTACGTGATAAAATATTTTACATCATTACATGATATAATTATTCGTAGGTGTTTTGAAGCAGCCTAGTGGAGTACATTGACAATTCACAACTCCTCTCATCTCCGGGCGGCTATGTCGAATTCGAACCACGAGACTGGATCAGTCAGATGGCAAGCATAAGACCTGGCAAGGAGCGTTTGGCGAGGTCTCGGGGGTGGCTCTGCCCGAATTTTGAGGAGGAGCAACCGCCAGCCACGGCCACGGGCCTTAAATCTGCAACCGTGAGCCAGGTGTTGAAGTACTCCCTGAACTGAGTTATGAGACCGTCTTTGAGGGTCCAAACGTGTACCCAGTAGGCCTGCACGCCTTCCCAACCCTCCACGATCACGTAATCGTCAATGGCATCCATGCTTCGAGGATTGAAACTGAAAGCTTTGTGCGATGATTTCCCGGTGAGCATCTTCATCATGTGGTGGCAGCCTTGAGGGCCGTGGAACCACCATTCTAGGTCACTGGCAACAAAGCCGGCCACCTTCCCGATTTCGCCACTTGCCAATGCTTTGTACAGGGCCTTAACGGTGGCTTCGTTACCGTTGTTTTGCTCTAAAACCGATATCTCAGGTTCCTTTTCGGCCATTGATCGTAAAAGTGTTTAATTGCgaagaaggaagagaagaggGATCCAAGTAGTACTAGCTAGATAATAGTGGCTAGTAATGCTGTGGCCTGTGGGTTCTTTTGAACAGTGTTTGTTTTATATGTGCATGGGCGTTGAGGATTGAGAGATGGTAGAACATTCATTATATATAGAGGAAAACTAAGAAATATTAAGAGGGGACGAGGTGTGCATGGGACCATCCAAACCCCCAGCACCCCACGGGGGCGGTCCCAGGGGTTATAATTAATGAAGGTAATTATGACTTAGTATTTTCTTGTCTTGTTGCATGTTTGGGGTAATTCTAATTAGCATCTTCGCAGTTGACGGAGAAAGGCAAAAAGAAAGTCCTCCCTCTCTTCCTCCCCCATGCGGACTTAAACGTAAATGCCATAGCACTTGCTTCGTCTTCGTCGTAGCATACAAATCTTTCATTACGCTTGCCATGTCTGAGCTGCTGCTCTTGCTGTTTCTGTTGCGCCGTTGCTTAATTTATGGTCCGGAAGTTGCTCTCTTTGGGAATTTGCTTGCTCTCTTTTACTTTGGGGACGATGTTTCTTTCCTGGCAAAAAAAAAGATGGACTAGGAACGTAAACAAGTCCAATCAAACTCAAAACACCATCGATCGTACTAAAAAGAGTACAAATTTGATTAATTAACTTACCTTGGAGCTCGAGCTTGTAGTAGTTAGAAACCCAAAAAAATGTCCCTCAAGTTACTCGAACTCAATTACTACCTACGACATTAATTTGCCCAAGTTGCTCGATCGGACAGGTACGGTTGAGGATTAGGAACTAGGTAACAATTCCACTCTTACGCGCATTAATTGGTTTAGTTCAATTCTCATGTACTAGTAGTGTATCCTAGGGGTGCTAGCAAGTCAAGCTGCTCGAGAGCTACTCGCGAGCAGCTTGATCAAaagcttgactcgagctcgagttcgagctcaagaAATAAATACTCGAGTGCTCGTCGAGCTTAATcgagttttcatattttatttatattatatatttatattatatattttaaaaaaaaattatagatttatttcaaaactcgagctcgagctcgagtagctCAGGCTTGATATTTACTCGAGCTTACTCGAGCTCAAACGAGTTGAGCTCgagtttagttttatttcatcgagtcgagctcgagtccaaatttttttactcgatcgaactcgagctcgagctcgagtagctCGAGTATGGtgctactcgagctcgagtagctCGAGTATGGtgctactcgagctcgagtagctCGAGTATGGTGCtattcgagctcgactcggctcgatagCACCTCTAGTGTATCCTGGTGAAACTTTACTATGGAAGCTTTATTAATTACCTTATCTTTTCAACTCAACCCTTTCTTCCCAGTGCAAATTGGCATCAATAACAATATTAATGAAACGAGGCATGCACCTAACCAACGTAAATGCGTCGTCGCATGCATGCACTTAAAtatgcagttttttttttgtttcctctgATCGCATGGCTGTGTTATTCATCCAAGTTTTCCCGGGCATGCGTGTGATTATGATAACTTGGGATGTTTCAAGATGCTAATGAGAAGTTAATTGCCAAAAGTAAATGTCCGAGGTGCAAAATAGATTATAATGTACATATTATGTATAAGTGAGAAGCCAACTGCTAAAACCATGAATTACTTGATCAACCACACATCAATCATTGATCTTTCCCAATTTCGTTCAACTCATCTCAACGTCTACTTTTCCTATTGGCGTTAATTTTTTTGAACTTATTATACTCATTTTAAGTTTGtcatttagaatttt
The Coffea arabica cultivar ET-39 chromosome 6c, Coffea Arabica ET-39 HiFi, whole genome shotgun sequence genome window above contains:
- the LOC113692577 gene encoding wound-induced protein 1, which produces MAEKEPEISVLEQNNGNEATVKALYKALASGEIGKVAGFVASDLEWWFHGPQGCHHMMKMLTGKSSHKAFSFNPRSMDAIDDYVIVEGWEGVQAYWVHVWTLKDGLITQFREYFNTWLTVADLRPVAVAGGCSSSKFGQSHPRDLAKRSLPGLMLAI